The genomic interval CAGGCAATCTTAGTCCTTTTGGTCGTCTCTGGGATCGTATTCGTTATTCTACACATCTCCGGCGATCCCCTGGCCCTGCTCATGCCGCAAGATGCTCCGCCCTCGGATATAGAAGAAATGCGCCGATCCCTGGGGCTGGACAAGCCGCTCATCGTTCAATACGGCCTTTTCCTCAAGAACGCCGCTCAGGGAAATCTGGGAGTCAGCTACCACCATGGCCAGCCCGCCCTCAAGCTCGTCCTGGAGCGTCTGCCCGCTTCGCTGGAACTCGTTGTTACTACTATTCTGATCAGCCTCATCCTGGCCGTTCCGATTGGGGTCCTGGCCGCCTCCCGGAGGGGTACAATCGTAGACCGGGCCAGCCTGCTCGGCTCCCTCATTGGCATTTCGGCCCCTCCTTTTTGGATCGGCATCGTTTTCATCCTCATATTTTCGGTTGAACTTCAGTGGCTTCCCTCTTCCGGCAGGGGGACCTGGGCCCA from Deltaproteobacteria bacterium carries:
- a CDS encoding ABC transporter permease; this encodes MGIYLLRRLYQAILVLLVVSGIVFVILHISGDPLALLMPQDAPPSDIEEMRRSLGLDKPLIVQYGLFLKNAAQGNLGVSYHHGQPALKLVLERLPASLELVVTTILISLILAVPIGVLAASRRGTIVDRASLLGSLIGISAPPFWIGIVFILIFSVELQWLPSSGRGTWAHLILPAGSLALYRLALFIRLIRAGMLDIMTMDFIRTARSKGVSEQKVIYKHALKNTLIPFVTIAGMQMGSLLAGAIVTEKVFAWPGMGRLFLEAIGVMDFPVIIAWALVTSTIFLTVN